GCTGACGGGAGGGTTAAGGACGAAGTCATGGCACGTCGCGTTGGTTTGTGGACTAGTGACCATCGTTTTGCTGCTGCAAGCCGGCATCGGGGGCCCGGTATCCACTGTGACGCCAGCCAAGGCCGCGCCCAAGGCATCCCTCACGATCGGATTCCTGCAGCTCATCGACAGCCTGAACCCGTACATCGGAATCAACGATCCGTCGTATCTTCTCTACGGCTTGCTCTACGACTACGCATTCTCATTCGATGAACATGGGACACCCATCCCGAACATCGTCACCCAATCCACCCACGACGCCGCCGGATTTAACTGGACCTACACGATTCGTCAAGGCGTCTACTGGTCGGACGGAT
This portion of the Thermoplasmata archaeon genome encodes:
- a CDS encoding ABC transporter substrate-binding protein, whose protein sequence is MTPAKAAPKASLTIGFLQLIDSLNPYIGINDPSYLLYGLLYDYAFSFDEHGTPIPNIVTQSTHDAAGFNWTYTIRQGVYWSDG